A stretch of Nonomuraea africana DNA encodes these proteins:
- a CDS encoding neutral zinc metallopeptidase — protein MFGSVAAIFVLLVIGAAVFKSTSRTDTTSPVAIPTFTPPTFEPDPDRSEEPVEPTGSPTEQTSERPTREPSTRPSQKQTVKPPAKVTLNTSLQANTLYHAGRLPSTTCRAGNVSLFSHSQLKALILKTGRCMDAAWAPVLRKQGIDWSPPNYAIAAKRGRGACGDYPSPGSMVPYYCPRNNTIYASTSALARGNGNSIGYGEIVAWHGATISMMAHEYGHHLQQITGILDSHWRKHMDSSSESGRLALSRRLELQATCFGGMFMRAVASSYPISSRQRDTLFWFYSRVGDHPGNPRDHGSLTNNHRWFRQGWERNMAYQCNTWLASSSSTS, from the coding sequence GTGTTCGGCTCGGTCGCGGCGATCTTCGTGCTGCTCGTGATCGGCGCGGCCGTCTTCAAGAGCACCTCGCGCACTGACACCACCTCGCCGGTGGCGATCCCGACGTTCACGCCGCCGACGTTCGAGCCCGACCCCGACCGCAGCGAGGAGCCGGTCGAGCCGACCGGCAGCCCGACCGAGCAGACGTCGGAGCGTCCGACGCGGGAGCCGTCCACCCGCCCCTCACAGAAGCAGACGGTCAAGCCGCCCGCCAAGGTCACGCTGAACACCAGCCTGCAGGCCAACACGCTCTACCACGCGGGCAGGCTGCCCAGCACGACGTGCCGGGCGGGCAACGTGAGCCTGTTCAGCCACAGCCAGCTCAAGGCGCTCATCCTGAAGACCGGCAGATGCATGGACGCGGCCTGGGCGCCGGTCCTGCGCAAGCAGGGCATCGACTGGAGCCCGCCGAACTACGCGATCGCCGCCAAGCGCGGCAGGGGCGCATGCGGCGACTACCCCTCGCCCGGCAGCATGGTGCCGTACTACTGCCCGCGCAACAACACCATCTACGCCTCCACCTCCGCGCTCGCGCGCGGCAACGGCAACTCCATCGGGTACGGCGAGATCGTCGCCTGGCACGGCGCGACGATCAGCATGATGGCCCACGAGTACGGTCACCACCTCCAGCAGATCACCGGCATCCTCGACTCCCACTGGCGCAAGCACATGGACTCCTCCAGCGAGAGCGGACGGCTGGCACTGAGCAGAAGATTGGAGCTCCAGGCAACCTGCTTCGGCGGCATGTTCATGCGGGCCGTCGCGTCGAGCTATCCGATCAGCTCCCGCCAGCGCGACACCCTGTTCTGGTTCTACTCACGCGTCGGCGACCACCCCGGAAACCCGCGTGACCACGGCAGTCTCACCAACAACCACCGGTGGTTCCGCCAGGGCTGGGAGAGGAACATGGCCTACCAGTGCAACACGTGGCTGGCCTCCTCTTCCTCGACGTCGTAG
- a CDS encoding LysR family transcriptional regulator translates to MNLQQLRYVVATAEHRTMTDAARSLYIAQPALSRAIRDLERELGMTLFARSGRGVVVTAQGRRVVKLAREALDAVGEIEALSNHGGASEAELRIASTANLEPGLAGRLLPAYAAEHPGVRVHIIRCDGRDAVVNAVRDQRADLGLTDLPVPTDLITHPLERQEIVLISPPGLDLPDPVPMRRLDGLRLALPARGSVRRRELDAMFGKYAVSPIVVLETDERNGWLNAVRAGQASLLWYRGMAEQAARAGLVVRSLEPAVRRVIAVVHARRRLPLIAQDFLATAEKGSSAA, encoded by the coding sequence ATGAATCTGCAGCAGCTCCGCTACGTGGTCGCGACTGCGGAGCACCGCACCATGACCGACGCGGCCAGGTCGCTCTACATCGCGCAGCCTGCGCTTTCGCGCGCGATCCGAGACCTGGAGCGCGAGTTGGGCATGACGCTCTTCGCCCGCTCGGGGCGCGGGGTGGTCGTCACCGCGCAGGGCCGCAGGGTCGTCAAGCTGGCCAGGGAGGCGCTCGACGCGGTCGGCGAGATCGAGGCGCTGTCCAACCACGGCGGCGCCTCCGAGGCCGAGCTTCGCATCGCCTCCACCGCCAACCTCGAACCAGGCCTGGCGGGACGGTTGCTGCCCGCCTACGCCGCCGAGCACCCGGGTGTCAGGGTGCACATCATCCGCTGCGACGGGCGCGACGCGGTCGTCAACGCGGTCAGGGACCAGCGGGCCGATCTCGGGCTCACCGACCTGCCGGTGCCCACCGACCTGATCACCCATCCCCTCGAACGCCAGGAGATCGTGCTCATCTCCCCTCCCGGGCTCGATCTGCCCGATCCCGTCCCGATGCGCAGGCTCGACGGGCTGCGCCTGGCCCTGCCCGCCAGGGGCAGCGTCCGCAGGAGGGAGCTGGACGCGATGTTCGGCAAGTACGCGGTCAGCCCGATCGTCGTGCTGGAGACCGACGAGCGGAACGGCTGGCTGAACGCGGTGCGGGCGGGGCAGGCCTCGCTGCTGTGGTACCGGGGCATGGCCGAGCAGGCGGCCAGGGCGGGGCTCGTGGTGCGCTCGCTGGAGCCCGCCGTGCGCCGCGTGATCGCCGTCGTCCACGCCCGCCGCCGGCTCCCCCTCATCGCCCAGGACTTCCTGGCGACGGCGGAGAAGGGCTCCTCAGCCGCCTGA
- the folP gene encoding dihydropteroate synthase: MSILRLRGREFGQGEYAVMAVVNRTPDSFFDKGRTYGFGAALEAVDQAVEGGADIVDIGGVKAGPGETVDAHEEIRRVADLVSAVRERHPELIISVDTWRAEVGEVVAKAGADLLNDTWGGVDRALAEVAARHGVGLVCAHAGRVEPRTRPHRIAYADVVADVVSYTVDLAERAVAAGVARESILIDPAHDFGKNTFHSLEVSRRLDEMVATGWPVLVAVSNKDFVGEALGGLPVEERHAGTIATLAVSALQGARVFRVHDAASARTALAEVTRLTRAGD; encoded by the coding sequence ATGAGCATCTTGCGCCTGCGCGGCAGGGAGTTCGGCCAGGGAGAGTACGCGGTCATGGCCGTGGTGAACCGTACTCCCGACTCCTTCTTCGACAAGGGGAGGACCTACGGCTTCGGGGCCGCGCTCGAGGCGGTCGACCAGGCCGTCGAGGGCGGTGCCGACATCGTCGACATCGGCGGCGTCAAGGCGGGCCCCGGCGAGACGGTGGACGCCCACGAGGAGATCAGGCGCGTCGCCGACCTGGTCTCCGCCGTACGGGAGCGCCACCCCGAGCTGATCATCAGCGTCGACACCTGGCGGGCCGAGGTGGGCGAGGTGGTCGCCAAGGCGGGCGCCGACCTGCTCAACGACACCTGGGGCGGCGTCGACCGCGCTCTGGCCGAGGTGGCGGCCAGGCACGGCGTGGGGCTGGTGTGCGCGCACGCCGGCAGGGTCGAGCCGCGCACCAGGCCGCACCGCATCGCGTACGCCGACGTGGTCGCCGACGTCGTCTCCTACACCGTGGACCTGGCCGAGCGGGCGGTGGCGGCGGGGGTGGCGAGGGAGTCGATCCTCATCGACCCCGCACACGACTTCGGCAAGAACACCTTCCACTCGCTGGAGGTCAGCCGCCGCCTGGACGAGATGGTGGCGACGGGCTGGCCGGTGCTGGTGGCGGTGTCGAACAAGGACTTCGTGGGGGAGGCGCTGGGCGGGCTGCCGGTGGAGGAACGGCACGCGGGCACGATCGCCACGCTGGCCGTCTCGGCGCTGCAGGGGGCGCGGGTCTTCCGCGTCCACGACGCTGCCTCGGCCAGGACGGCGCTCGCCGAGGTCACCCGCCTCACGCGAGCCGGCGACTGA
- a CDS encoding HAMP domain-containing sensor histidine kinase — protein sequence MADSPLARWRRKSLRFRLTALAAVALALAFAVSASALMAVLGRSLTDTVDETTRRHAQAVRAQADSGTLTDPITTQDGTIVQVIAANGRITHGTYGADRLVPLLDARDRRRALSHDGAWFLGGEPYGIPGPLRVVVVSGDEGITVLAARPVAEIEKSLIVAGRVLLVGTPLLVAFLAGASWLIIGRTLRPIAALRKGAAEITHTARSRRLPVPEARDEVHSLAVTLNDMLARLEGAESRQRALVSDAAHELRSPLASIRLQLEVALGHPEGQDWRETAEGVLEDTMRLSRLAEDLLALARLDERGGKLARNEPVNLEEVVRQVVERYGEARMTACEPVVVRGDALDLSRVVTNLMDNAVRHATGKVEVALRADGELTITDDGPGIPEHDRERVFNRFTRLDDGRSRDEGGAGLGLAIVRETVRAHGGTVHLEDADPGLRAVVRLPPAA from the coding sequence GTGGCTGACTCCCCTCTCGCCAGGTGGCGGCGCAAGAGCCTGCGGTTCAGGCTCACCGCCCTGGCCGCCGTCGCGCTGGCGCTGGCGTTCGCGGTGTCGGCGTCGGCGCTGATGGCGGTGCTGGGCAGGTCTTTGACGGACACCGTGGACGAGACCACCAGGCGGCACGCGCAGGCCGTCAGGGCGCAGGCCGACAGCGGCACGCTGACCGACCCGATCACCACGCAGGACGGCACGATCGTGCAGGTGATCGCGGCGAACGGGCGGATCACGCACGGCACGTACGGCGCCGACCGCCTGGTGCCGCTGCTCGACGCCCGCGACAGGAGGCGGGCGCTGAGCCACGACGGCGCCTGGTTCCTCGGCGGCGAGCCGTACGGCATCCCGGGGCCGCTGCGCGTGGTGGTCGTCAGCGGCGACGAGGGGATCACCGTCCTGGCCGCGCGCCCGGTGGCCGAGATCGAGAAGAGCCTCATCGTCGCGGGCAGGGTGCTGCTGGTGGGCACGCCGCTGTTGGTGGCGTTCCTGGCGGGGGCCAGCTGGCTGATCATCGGCAGGACACTGCGGCCGATCGCGGCGTTGCGCAAGGGAGCCGCCGAGATCACTCACACCGCCAGGTCGAGACGGCTGCCGGTGCCCGAGGCGCGCGACGAGGTGCACTCGCTGGCGGTCACGCTCAACGACATGCTGGCCCGCCTGGAGGGGGCCGAGTCGCGCCAGCGCGCGCTCGTCTCCGACGCCGCGCACGAGCTGCGCAGCCCGCTGGCCAGCATCAGGCTGCAGCTGGAGGTGGCACTCGGCCACCCCGAGGGCCAGGACTGGCGCGAGACGGCCGAGGGCGTGCTGGAGGACACCATGCGCCTGTCGCGCCTGGCCGAGGACCTGCTGGCACTCGCCAGGCTGGACGAGCGCGGCGGCAAGCTCGCCAGGAACGAGCCGGTCAACCTGGAGGAGGTGGTCAGGCAGGTCGTGGAGAGGTACGGCGAGGCCCGCATGACCGCCTGCGAACCCGTCGTGGTGCGCGGCGACGCCCTTGACCTGAGCAGGGTGGTCACCAACCTCATGGACAACGCGGTACGGCACGCGACCGGCAAGGTCGAGGTCGCGCTGAGGGCCGACGGCGAGCTCACGATCACCGACGACGGGCCCGGCATCCCCGAGCACGACAGGGAGCGCGTCTTCAACCGCTTCACCCGGCTCGACGACGGCCGCAGCAGGGACGAGGGCGGCGCGGGCCTCGGCCTGGCGATCGTCCGCGAGACGGTCAGGGCGCACGGCGGCACCGTCCACCTCGAGGACGCCGACCCTGGACTGCGCGCGGTGGTCAGGCTGCCGCCCGCCGCCTGA
- a CDS encoding response regulator transcription factor has translation MRVLVVEDERRMAAALQRGLQAEGFAVDLAHDGEEGLHLARQGDYDVVVLDIMLPRLSGYNVCKRLRAEENWVPILMLSAKDGEYDMADGLDLGADDYLTKPFSYVVLVARLRALLRRDAGRRPAVLTAGDLSLDPARRKVQRGDESVELTPREFALLEYLMRRHDEVVSKSEILEHVWDTFDTDPNVVEVYVGYLRRKIDAPFGRNALQTVRGAGYRLAGDGG, from the coding sequence ATGAGAGTTCTGGTCGTCGAGGACGAGCGGCGGATGGCGGCGGCCCTCCAGCGGGGACTGCAGGCCGAGGGGTTCGCCGTGGATCTGGCCCACGACGGCGAGGAGGGCCTGCACCTGGCCAGGCAGGGCGACTACGACGTCGTCGTGCTCGACATCATGCTGCCCAGGCTGTCGGGCTACAACGTGTGCAAGCGGCTGCGCGCGGAGGAGAACTGGGTGCCGATCCTGATGCTGTCGGCCAAGGACGGCGAGTACGACATGGCCGACGGGCTCGACCTGGGCGCCGACGACTACCTCACCAAGCCGTTCTCCTACGTGGTGCTGGTGGCCAGACTGCGGGCGCTGCTGCGGCGCGACGCGGGCCGCCGTCCGGCCGTGCTGACGGCGGGCGACCTGTCGCTGGACCCCGCCAGGCGCAAGGTGCAGCGGGGCGACGAGTCGGTGGAGCTGACCCCAAGGGAGTTCGCGCTGCTGGAGTACCTGATGCGCCGCCACGACGAGGTGGTGTCGAAGTCGGAGATCCTGGAGCACGTCTGGGACACCTTCGACACCGACCCGAACGTGGTCGAGGTCTACGTGGGCTACCTGCGCCGCAAGATCGACGCCCCGTTCGGCAGGAACGCGCTGCAGACCGTACGCGGCGCGGGTTACCGGCTGGCCGGCGACGGTGGCTGA
- a CDS encoding LolA family protein — MSRGKFVRWGVPIAAVAVIGAAIGAGPVIAAVSGDPVLPERSARQLLADAAAAVRNDGLPPMSGTVLKTTSLGLPALPQGASAASPIALLSGSHEAKVWYGARDQFRLAVPGQMNETNIIVNGDQTWMWDSQSNTATRVKVAPGTERPHTPAPSTPAMTPQQAAEQLLAKVGEHSVVSVTSNTQVAGRSAYELVLAPKDAGSLVRDVRLALDGETYVPLRVQVHAKGAAEPAFEVGFTEVTFSAPAPENFTFTPPAGAKVEEKTLGFTKDKEKEHLSEGEIKTVGEGWTTVAVMPTPKAPATQEQGQEGFSLDTLLQSATPVSGAWGSGKLIKTKLVSALFTDDGRLLVGAVTPEELTKAAGAK, encoded by the coding sequence ATGTCCAGAGGCAAGTTCGTGAGGTGGGGAGTCCCGATCGCGGCCGTGGCCGTGATCGGCGCCGCGATAGGCGCGGGCCCGGTGATCGCGGCGGTGAGCGGCGATCCGGTCCTGCCGGAGCGCTCGGCCCGGCAACTGCTGGCCGACGCGGCGGCGGCGGTGCGGAACGACGGCCTGCCCCCGATGTCGGGGACCGTCCTGAAGACCACCTCCCTCGGCCTTCCCGCGCTCCCGCAGGGCGCGTCGGCCGCTTCCCCGATCGCCCTGCTGTCCGGGTCCCACGAGGCCAAGGTCTGGTACGGCGCGCGCGACCAGTTCAGGCTGGCCGTCCCCGGCCAGATGAACGAGACCAACATCATCGTGAACGGCGACCAGACCTGGATGTGGGACAGCCAGTCCAACACCGCCACCCGCGTCAAGGTGGCGCCGGGCACGGAGCGGCCGCACACCCCGGCGCCGAGCACGCCGGCGATGACCCCGCAGCAGGCCGCGGAGCAGCTGCTGGCCAAGGTCGGCGAGCACAGCGTGGTCAGCGTCACCAGCAACACCCAGGTCGCCGGCCGCTCGGCCTACGAGCTGGTGCTTGCGCCCAAGGACGCCGGCTCGCTGGTGCGAGACGTGCGGCTGGCTCTCGACGGCGAGACCTACGTCCCGCTGCGCGTCCAGGTGCACGCCAAGGGGGCGGCCGAGCCCGCCTTCGAGGTCGGCTTCACCGAGGTCACCTTCTCGGCCCCCGCGCCGGAGAACTTCACCTTCACCCCGCCGGCCGGAGCCAAGGTCGAGGAGAAGACCCTCGGCTTCACCAAGGACAAGGAGAAGGAACACCTCTCCGAGGGCGAGATCAAGACCGTCGGCGAGGGCTGGACCACGGTCGCGGTCATGCCCACGCCGAAGGCCCCCGCCACCCAGGAGCAGGGACAGGAGGGCTTCTCCCTCGACACCCTCCTGCAGTCCGCCACCCCGGTGAGCGGCGCGTGGGGCAGCGGCAAGCTGATCAAGACCAAGCTGGTCAGCGCGCTGTTCACCGACGACGGCCGCCTGCTGGTCGGCGCGGTCACCCCCGAGGAGCTCACGAAGGCGGCAGGCGCCAAGTGA
- a CDS encoding ABC transporter ATP-binding protein produces the protein MSVTLEAGAPSGASPPAGGDAIVTDGLTKRFKGGQVAVDSLDLAVPRGSVYGFLGPNGSGKTTTIRMLLGLVTPTSGSYTVVPLPRVGALVEGPAFYPYLSGEANLLRYDAADPTAPRRTARARVAAALDRVGLSAAAAKRYRHYSLGMRQRLAIAAALLGPRELLILDEPTNGLDPQGTREVRSLVKEIAADGTTVFVSSHLLAEVEHMCTHAAIMRAGRLVAQGTIASLSGGRAPRIRVETPDAADAARVLRGLGLSAVVLDGVEVSAELGGHAPERLNASLVEAGVAVRGLSVVRPSLEEVFVGLTGEGFDVEG, from the coding sequence GTGAGCGTGACGCTGGAAGCAGGGGCGCCCTCAGGGGCGTCCCCGCCCGCCGGGGGCGACGCGATCGTCACCGACGGGCTCACCAAGCGCTTCAAGGGCGGCCAGGTCGCGGTCGACTCCCTTGACCTGGCCGTGCCGCGCGGCTCGGTCTACGGCTTCCTCGGCCCGAACGGGTCGGGCAAGACCACCACCATCCGCATGCTGCTCGGCCTGGTCACGCCCACCTCCGGCAGCTACACGGTGGTGCCGCTGCCCAGGGTCGGCGCCCTGGTCGAGGGACCCGCCTTCTACCCCTACCTGTCGGGCGAGGCCAACCTGCTGCGCTACGACGCCGCCGACCCCACCGCGCCCCGCCGTACGGCCCGCGCCAGGGTCGCGGCCGCGCTCGACAGGGTCGGACTGTCGGCCGCCGCCGCCAAGCGGTACCGGCACTACTCCCTCGGCATGCGGCAGCGCCTGGCCATCGCCGCCGCCCTGCTCGGCCCGCGCGAGCTGCTCATCCTCGACGAGCCGACCAACGGGCTCGACCCGCAGGGCACCAGGGAGGTGCGCTCGCTGGTGAAGGAGATCGCCGCCGACGGCACCACGGTGTTCGTCTCCTCGCACCTGCTGGCCGAGGTCGAGCACATGTGCACGCACGCGGCCATCATGCGCGCGGGCCGGCTCGTCGCGCAGGGCACCATCGCCTCGCTGAGCGGCGGGCGGGCCCCGCGCATCCGTGTCGAGACACCTGACGCGGCGGACGCGGCTCGGGTCCTGCGCGGGCTCGGCCTGTCGGCCGTCGTGCTGGACGGGGTGGAGGTGAGCGCCGAGCTCGGCGGTCACGCCCCCGAACGGCTCAACGCCTCGCTGGTGGAGGCGGGCGTGGCGGTCAGGGGCCTGTCGGTCGTACGGCCGAGCCTGGAAGAGGTGTTCGTCGGGCTGACCGGGGAGGGTTTCGATGTCGAAGGCTGA
- a CDS encoding ABC transporter permease subunit, translating to MSKAEPEVRDLEAHEGSSARDGSFARGGFEARSGSEAGGAGVRRTPGLVPVAESRLTAEHGPRADLPALPATPQDGGTGPARAFLRMLGSELGLTFRRPRNVAMLTVLAAVPVVLGIVLRLVGGDMSDGPGGIIQQVTGNGFFLAFISLSALVPLLMPVAIAVVAADAVAGEASGGTLRYLLAAPAGRTRLLAVKYVNAVLFCLAVASAVSLAALVTGLILFPSGPVTLLSGVVIPLGDALLRMLIVVGYVTAGMAALAAVALALSTLTEAPIGAIAATVVMVIVTQVLRVIPELDGLQPYLLPNWWSDFDAVLRDPIAFDDLRSGLLAFGAYILLFGSFAWARFTSKDITS from the coding sequence ATGTCGAAGGCTGAGCCCGAGGTCCGCGACCTGGAGGCCCACGAGGGCTCCTCGGCTCGCGACGGCTCCTTCGCTCGCGGCGGGTTCGAGGCTCGGAGCGGGTCCGAGGCCGGGGGTGCTGGGGTGCGGCGGACTCCTGGGCTGGTGCCGGTGGCCGAGTCGAGGCTCACCGCCGAGCACGGGCCGCGCGCCGATCTGCCCGCCCTGCCCGCCACACCCCAGGACGGCGGGACCGGCCCGGCGCGCGCCTTCCTCAGGATGCTCGGCTCCGAGCTGGGCCTGACCTTCCGCAGGCCGCGCAACGTGGCCATGCTCACCGTCCTCGCCGCCGTGCCCGTCGTCCTCGGCATCGTGCTGCGCCTGGTCGGCGGAGACATGTCGGACGGCCCGGGCGGCATCATCCAGCAGGTCACCGGCAACGGCTTCTTCCTGGCCTTCATCTCGCTGTCGGCGCTCGTCCCACTGCTGATGCCGGTCGCCATCGCCGTCGTGGCCGCCGACGCGGTGGCCGGTGAGGCCAGCGGCGGCACGCTGCGCTACCTGCTGGCCGCCCCTGCGGGACGCACGAGGCTGCTGGCGGTGAAGTACGTCAACGCGGTGCTGTTCTGCCTGGCCGTCGCCTCGGCCGTGTCGCTGGCGGCGCTGGTCACCGGCCTGATCCTGTTCCCCTCGGGGCCCGTGACGCTGCTGTCGGGCGTGGTGATCCCGCTCGGCGACGCGCTGCTGCGGATGCTGATCGTCGTCGGCTACGTCACGGCCGGGATGGCCGCGCTGGCCGCCGTCGCGCTGGCGCTGTCGACGCTGACCGAGGCGCCGATCGGCGCGATCGCCGCCACCGTCGTGATGGTCATCGTCACCCAGGTGCTCAGGGTGATCCCGGAGCTCGACGGGTTGCAGCCCTACCTGCTGCCGAACTGGTGGAGCGACTTCGACGCGGTACTGCGCGACCCGATCGCCTTCGACGACCTGCGTTCGGGGTTGCTGGCCTTCGGGGCGTACATCCTGCTGTTCGGTTCCTTCGCTTGGGCCCGCTTCACCAGCAAGGACATCACCTCCTAA
- a CDS encoding YcnI family protein — protein sequence MSKFRRTAGVLAAATALSLGLAVPAFAHVTINPGTAEQGGFTKVAFRVPNERDDASTTKIEVSFPVDHPLAFVSVKPVPGWEVKVTEGKLPKPVKTEYGELTEAVTKVVWSGGEIKPGQFQEFEVSMGQLPTDTTQLLFPTSQTYSGGEVVQWDDEPKSDGSEAEKPAPLLKLTPASADGHHGSGSASASASAAPSATGAVPSVTPVAAAAGSSDGTARLLGGAGLVVGLIGVVIGFMGLRRRSA from the coding sequence ATGTCCAAGTTCCGTCGTACGGCCGGCGTGCTCGCCGCCGCCACCGCGCTCTCCCTCGGCCTGGCGGTCCCCGCCTTCGCGCACGTCACCATCAACCCGGGCACCGCCGAGCAGGGCGGGTTCACCAAGGTCGCCTTCCGCGTGCCGAACGAGCGCGACGACGCCTCGACCACCAAGATCGAGGTCTCCTTCCCCGTCGACCATCCGCTGGCCTTCGTCTCGGTGAAGCCAGTGCCCGGCTGGGAGGTCAAGGTCACCGAGGGCAAGCTGCCCAAGCCGGTGAAGACCGAGTACGGCGAGCTGACCGAGGCGGTCACCAAGGTCGTCTGGTCGGGCGGGGAGATCAAGCCCGGGCAGTTCCAGGAGTTCGAGGTGTCGATGGGTCAGCTGCCGACCGACACCACGCAGCTGCTCTTCCCCACGTCGCAGACGTACTCGGGCGGGGAGGTCGTCCAGTGGGACGACGAGCCCAAGTCGGACGGCAGCGAGGCGGAGAAGCCCGCGCCGCTGCTGAAGCTCACACCCGCCTCGGCTGACGGCCACCACGGGTCGGGCTCCGCCTCGGCCTCGGCTTCCGCCGCGCCGTCCGCCACGGGCGCCGTGCCGTCGGTGACCCCGGTGGCCGCCGCGGCCGGCTCCTCGGACGGCACGGCCAGACTCCTGGGCGGGGCCGGGCTGGTCGTCGGCCTCATCGGCGTGGTGATCGGCTTCATGGGCCTGCGCCGCCGCTCCGCCTGA
- a CDS encoding MFS transporter, protein MRANLPLRLTRAAVFSAVCVLLAALGHVVAGGDGPPLWALGLGGGAVMALALALSGRERSAATINLTLLGLQAGLHELFGLGSGGGAVLTLTHGHGSGLGESLGMLLAHLTATLITGWWLARGEAALWSLLRRLGHRLIGLLPPPPTISVRQAPVRAVRRVTGCGAVLRHIVSRRGPPLPVA, encoded by the coding sequence ATGCGCGCCAACCTTCCACTCCGGCTCACGCGAGCGGCCGTCTTCTCGGCCGTCTGCGTGCTGCTGGCCGCCCTCGGTCACGTGGTGGCGGGCGGTGACGGGCCCCCGCTGTGGGCGCTCGGGCTGGGCGGCGGCGCGGTCATGGCGCTCGCGCTGGCGCTGTCGGGCAGGGAGCGCTCGGCCGCCACCATCAACCTCACCCTGCTCGGCCTGCAGGCCGGGCTGCACGAGCTGTTCGGCCTTGGAAGCGGCGGCGGCGCGGTCCTCACGCTGACCCACGGCCACGGCTCCGGGCTCGGGGAGAGTCTGGGCATGCTGCTCGCCCATCTGACGGCGACGCTGATCACCGGTTGGTGGCTGGCGCGCGGCGAGGCCGCGCTGTGGTCGCTGCTGCGCCGCCTCGGCCACCGGCTGATCGGGCTGCTCCCCCCGCCCCCCACGATCTCCGTACGGCAGGCGCCGGTCCGCGCGGTCCGCCGCGTCACCGGCTGCGGCGCCGTCCTTCGCCACATCGTCAGCAGACGCGGTCCTCCACTTCCCGTCGCCTGA
- a CDS encoding ABC transporter permease, with product MVRTYALLAWTWTRAAAAYPASFTLMIVFGFAMAAVDVAVILVIFANTTSLAGFTRAEVLFLYGAANVAFSVVDMCVGNIDRISQHIKAGTFDAILIRPASAWVQTAVDRFTPTRIGRVLQAVAVLCVALAELQIPWQRIWMVPVMIATAMLIFASLWTLAGALQFALTDAPEIGSAFTYGSGQLSQYPFSVYGRDLVRGATYVLPLAFINWQPGLYVLGRDDPFGTPEFLRFLGPPAALLLALLAALAWRQGIRRYRSTGS from the coding sequence GTGGTTAGGACCTACGCCCTCCTCGCCTGGACCTGGACCCGCGCGGCGGCGGCCTATCCCGCCTCGTTCACCCTCATGATCGTCTTCGGCTTCGCGATGGCGGCCGTGGACGTCGCGGTCATCCTCGTCATCTTCGCCAACACCACCTCCCTCGCCGGATTCACCCGAGCCGAGGTGCTCTTCCTGTACGGCGCGGCCAACGTGGCCTTCTCCGTGGTCGACATGTGCGTCGGCAACATCGACAGGATCAGCCAGCACATCAAGGCAGGAACCTTCGACGCCATCCTCATCAGGCCCGCCTCCGCCTGGGTCCAGACCGCCGTCGACCGCTTCACCCCTACCAGGATCGGCCGCGTACTGCAGGCCGTGGCCGTCCTGTGCGTGGCGCTGGCCGAGCTCCAGATCCCCTGGCAGCGGATCTGGATGGTGCCCGTCATGATCGCCACCGCGATGCTCATCTTCGCCTCGCTCTGGACGCTGGCGGGGGCGCTGCAGTTCGCGCTCACCGACGCACCCGAGATCGGCAGCGCCTTCACCTACGGCAGCGGCCAGCTCAGCCAGTACCCCTTCAGCGTCTACGGCCGCGACCTGGTGCGCGGCGCGACGTACGTGCTGCCGCTCGCCTTCATCAACTGGCAGCCCGGCCTGTACGTCCTGGGCCGGGACGACCCGTTCGGCACGCCGGAGTTCCTGCGTTTCCTCGGGCCGCCGGCCGCCCTGCTTCTCGCCCTGCTCGCCGCCCTCGCCTGGCGGCAGGGCATTCGCCGCTACCGATCGACGGGGAGTTGA
- a CDS encoding ABC transporter permease — MWAAVAGAFTNSVFGILRAYVLIALWQARPGLAGYDVIDAVTFCFITQAFIGPMQLFGGGLTIPERIRSGDIALDLVRPASLQAWSLAEDLGRAAYLFLVRGIPPTLLGALLFGIVFPADAGQWTVFMVSVLLGVVVSFAWRYLVALSVCWLTDDRGVTTVSLVLTTFFSGLMVPLSIFPGWLGDLASALPWAAMAQAPADVFLGKAGLLDAVPFQALWAAVLLALGTLATQAIRHKVVIQGG, encoded by the coding sequence GTGTGGGCCGCGGTGGCCGGAGCGTTCACCAACAGCGTCTTCGGCATCCTGCGCGCCTACGTCCTGATCGCGCTCTGGCAGGCCCGCCCGGGCCTGGCCGGCTACGACGTGATCGACGCCGTCACCTTCTGCTTCATCACCCAGGCCTTCATCGGCCCCATGCAACTCTTCGGCGGCGGCCTGACCATCCCCGAACGCATCCGCAGCGGCGACATCGCCCTCGACCTCGTCCGTCCCGCCTCCCTGCAGGCCTGGTCCCTCGCCGAGGACCTCGGCAGGGCGGCCTACCTGTTCCTGGTGCGCGGCATCCCGCCGACACTCCTCGGCGCACTGCTGTTCGGCATCGTCTTCCCCGCGGACGCCGGGCAGTGGACCGTCTTCATGGTCAGCGTCCTGCTCGGCGTCGTGGTCAGCTTCGCCTGGCGCTACCTCGTGGCGCTGTCGGTGTGCTGGCTCACCGACGACCGCGGCGTCACCACCGTGTCGCTGGTGCTGACGACGTTCTTCAGCGGCCTCATGGTGCCGCTGTCCATCTTCCCCGGCTGGCTCGGCGACCTCGCCTCCGCGCTCCCCTGGGCCGCGATGGCGCAGGCGCCCGCCGACGTCTTCCTCGGCAAGGCGGGCCTTCTCGACGCGGTGCCGTTCCAGGCGCTGTGGGCGGCCGTCCTGCTCGCCCTGGGCACGCTCGCCACCCAGGCGATCAGGCACAAGGTGGTGATCCAGGGTGGTTAG